A region from the Lysobacter antibioticus genome encodes:
- a CDS encoding alpha/beta hydrolase, which translates to MSIPAFPSDASTTLTLPGPAGAIEMIVEAAETAPRPIVAIVCHPLPTEGGSMHNKVVTMTARALRESGAATVRFNFRGVGASEGEFDEGEGECEDLRAVAAWVRATRPDAQLWLAGFSFGAYVSLRMADELQPKLLISIAPPAGRWDFDRIAPPSGYPWLVIQGEADEIVDPNAVYAWIESLRQPPELVRMPDTGHFFHRRLIDLRGAIKHGVRAHLPPEIAPDLS; encoded by the coding sequence ATGAGCATTCCCGCCTTTCCCAGCGACGCCTCCACGACCTTGACCCTGCCCGGTCCGGCCGGCGCGATCGAGATGATCGTCGAGGCCGCCGAGACCGCGCCGCGGCCGATCGTGGCGATCGTCTGCCATCCGCTGCCGACCGAAGGCGGCAGCATGCACAACAAGGTCGTGACCATGACCGCGCGCGCCCTGCGCGAATCCGGCGCGGCCACGGTGCGTTTCAACTTCCGCGGCGTCGGCGCTTCCGAAGGCGAGTTCGACGAGGGCGAAGGCGAATGCGAGGACCTGCGCGCGGTCGCCGCCTGGGTGCGTGCAACGCGTCCGGATGCACAACTGTGGCTGGCCGGTTTCAGCTTCGGCGCCTATGTCTCGCTACGCATGGCCGACGAGTTGCAGCCCAAGCTGCTGATCTCGATCGCGCCGCCGGCCGGCCGCTGGGACTTCGACCGCATCGCCCCGCCGAGCGGTTACCCCTGGCTGGTGATCCAGGGCGAGGCCGACGAGATCGTCGATCCCAACGCGGTCTACGCCTGGATCGAAAGCCTGCGCCAGCCGCCCGAACTGGTGCGCATGCCCGACACCGGCCACTTCTTCCACCGCCGCCTGATCGACCTGCGCGGTGCGATCAAGCACGGCGTGCGCGCCCACCTGCCGCCGGAAATCGCCCCGGACCTGTCCTGA
- a CDS encoding efflux transporter outer membrane subunit yields MRAAPIVWRIAAIALAMCTLAACVSVASPPSFAEPPPAWRDAPGVGVAVQRDWWRGYNDPVLSELVERALADNTDLRLAAARVAEARALLDAQGAVQWPTLDLSLSAQRARSVGAATGRANLSSVTQPQFQAAYEVDLWGRLDALTDAARANLLASETAADSVRLSVAAAVASAYLGLRASDARLEVAQRTLASRAGARKVAQRRFDTGYSSRLELSQAEAEYRATAQVVPQLQLAIRRQEDALSVLLGRAPEAVPRGRPLTEIAAPALPSAGVPSQLLRRRPDIAQGEAQIAAADANLAAARAQLLPSLRLTGTLGSLESSLLHGDPIRLWSVGGSVLAPLFNAGRLRAQVQAGAARRDQAVLGYRKTVLTAFAEVEDALAAIRYLHEQRDQAEHQRIALSEALRIAHNRYNEGYASYLEELDAQRNLFNAELTVVQLQADALTAEVNLYKALGGGWEGLER; encoded by the coding sequence ATGAGGGCGGCCCCGATCGTCTGGCGCATCGCCGCGATCGCCTTGGCGATGTGTACGCTCGCGGCCTGCGTGAGCGTCGCGTCGCCGCCGAGCTTCGCCGAGCCGCCGCCGGCCTGGCGCGATGCGCCGGGCGTCGGTGTCGCCGTGCAACGCGATTGGTGGCGCGGCTACAACGACCCGGTGCTCAGCGAGCTGGTCGAACGCGCGCTCGCCGACAACACCGATCTGCGCCTGGCCGCGGCACGCGTCGCCGAGGCGCGCGCTCTGCTCGATGCGCAAGGCGCGGTGCAATGGCCGACTCTGGATCTGTCGCTGAGCGCGCAACGCGCACGCAGCGTCGGCGCCGCGACCGGCCGCGCCAACCTGTCGAGCGTGACCCAGCCGCAGTTCCAGGCCGCCTACGAGGTCGATCTGTGGGGCCGCCTGGACGCGCTGACCGATGCCGCCCGCGCCAACCTGCTCGCCAGCGAAACCGCCGCCGACAGCGTACGGCTCAGCGTCGCGGCGGCGGTGGCCTCGGCCTATCTGGGCTTGCGTGCGAGCGATGCGCGGCTCGAGGTCGCGCAGCGCACGCTGGCCTCGCGCGCCGGCGCGCGCAAGGTCGCCCAGCGCCGTTTCGACACCGGCTACAGCTCGCGCCTGGAACTGAGCCAGGCCGAGGCCGAGTACCGCGCCACCGCCCAGGTCGTGCCGCAATTGCAGCTCGCGATCCGGCGCCAAGAGGATGCCTTGTCGGTGTTGCTCGGCCGCGCACCCGAAGCGGTGCCGCGCGGCCGCCCGCTGACCGAGATCGCCGCGCCGGCGCTGCCGTCGGCCGGCGTGCCTTCGCAACTGCTGCGGCGCCGTCCCGACATCGCCCAGGGCGAGGCGCAGATCGCCGCGGCCGACGCCAACCTGGCGGCGGCGCGCGCGCAGCTGTTGCCGTCGTTGCGCCTGACCGGCACGCTCGGCAGCCTCGAATCGAGCCTGCTGCATGGCGACCCGATCCGGCTGTGGAGCGTCGGCGGCAGCGTGCTGGCGCCGCTGTTCAACGCAGGCCGTCTGCGCGCGCAGGTCCAGGCCGGCGCCGCGCGTCGCGACCAGGCCGTGCTCGGCTACCGCAAGACCGTGCTGACCGCGTTCGCCGAAGTCGAGGACGCCCTGGCGGCGATCCGTTATCTGCACGAACAGCGCGACCAGGCCGAGCACCAGCGAATCGCGTTGAGCGAAGCGCTGCGCATCGCCCACAACCGCTACAACGAGGGTTATGCCTCGTACCTGGAAGAACTCGACGCGCAACGCAACCTGTTCAACGCCGAGCTGACGGTCGTGCAACTGCAGGCAGACGCGTTGACCGCCGAGGTCAACCTGTACAAGGCGCTGGGCGGCGGCTGGGAGGGCCTGGAGCGGTAA
- the zapE gene encoding cell division protein ZapE, with translation MTGKTPSQAYAEGVARGDWSEDPAQRPALRELDRIHAGVLDPPSQGLFDRLRGKPRDGVRGLYLWGGVGRGKTFLIDLFYEQLPIREKRRTHFHRFMREVHAQLRAHAGESDPLAKIARQWRAELRVLVLDEFFVIDIGDAMLLGRLLDRLFAEGVTLVTTSNTAPPNLYADGLQRERFKPAIELIQRHCEVLLLDSQQDYRLRALTRSPVYRAPLDAESDAWLGGRWKELTAACIAEAGPLRIDGRDIPVRALADGHAWFDFAALCEGPRAAGDYIEIATECHTVLVGGIPLFDGRNDDPARRFINLIDEFYDRHVNLVCTAADAPTGLYRGHRLGGAFERTASRLIEMQSAEYLALEHRG, from the coding sequence ATGACCGGCAAGACCCCTTCCCAGGCCTATGCCGAGGGCGTCGCGCGCGGCGACTGGAGCGAGGATCCGGCGCAGCGCCCGGCCCTACGCGAACTCGACCGCATCCATGCCGGCGTGCTCGATCCGCCCTCGCAGGGCTTGTTCGATCGCCTGCGCGGCAAGCCGCGCGACGGCGTGCGCGGGCTGTACCTGTGGGGCGGCGTCGGCCGCGGCAAGACCTTCCTGATCGACCTGTTCTACGAGCAACTGCCGATCCGCGAGAAGCGCCGCACCCATTTCCACCGTTTCATGCGCGAGGTCCATGCGCAGTTGCGCGCCCATGCCGGCGAGAGCGACCCCTTGGCGAAGATCGCCCGGCAGTGGCGTGCGGAGCTGCGGGTGCTGGTGCTGGACGAGTTCTTCGTCATCGACATCGGCGATGCGATGCTGCTCGGGCGCCTGCTCGACCGCCTGTTCGCCGAGGGCGTGACCCTGGTGACGACCTCCAACACCGCGCCGCCGAACCTGTACGCCGACGGCCTGCAGCGCGAGCGCTTCAAGCCGGCCATCGAGCTGATCCAGCGCCACTGCGAGGTGCTGCTGCTCGACAGCCAGCAGGACTACCGCCTGCGCGCGCTGACCCGCTCGCCGGTGTATCGCGCCCCGCTCGACGCCGAATCCGACGCCTGGCTGGGCGGGCGCTGGAAAGAGCTGACCGCGGCCTGCATCGCCGAAGCCGGGCCGCTGCGCATCGACGGCCGCGACATCCCGGTGCGCGCACTGGCCGACGGCCATGCCTGGTTCGACTTCGCCGCCCTGTGCGAAGGCCCGCGCGCGGCCGGCGACTACATCGAGATCGCGACCGAGTGCCACACCGTGCTGGTCGGCGGCATCCCATTGTTCGACGGCCGCAACGACGACCCGGCACGGCGTTTCATCAACCTGATCGATGAGTTCTACGACCGCCACGTCAACCTGGTCTGCACCGCGGCCGACGCGCCGACCGGGCTGTACCGCGGCCACCGCCTCGGCGGCGCCTTCGAGCGCACCGCTTCGCGCCTGATCGAAATGCAGTCGGCCGAATACCTGGCGCTCGAACACCGGGGCTGA
- a CDS encoding HU family DNA-binding protein has protein sequence MATKKTAAKKKAAPKAAAKSAAKTAAPKPIKEVLSKSGLVAHLAEVTGVVAKDIRAVLGALEGAVHASVNKKGAGAFTLPGLLKITAVSVPAKPKRKGINPFTKEEQWFAAKPATVKVKVRPLKKLKDAAA, from the coding sequence ATGGCTACGAAAAAAACCGCTGCAAAGAAGAAGGCCGCTCCGAAGGCCGCTGCGAAGTCCGCCGCCAAGACGGCTGCTCCGAAGCCGATCAAGGAAGTGCTGAGCAAGTCGGGCCTGGTCGCACACCTGGCTGAAGTCACCGGTGTCGTCGCCAAGGACATCCGCGCCGTGCTCGGCGCGCTCGAAGGCGCGGTCCACGCGTCGGTCAACAAGAAGGGCGCGGGCGCTTTCACCCTGCCGGGCCTGCTGAAGATCACCGCTGTCAGCGTGCCGGCCAAGCCGAAGCGCAAGGGCATCAACCCGTTCACCAAGGAAGAGCAGTGGTTCGCTGCCAAGCCGGCTACGGTGAAGGTCAAGGTCCGTCCGCTGAAGAAGCTGAAGGACGCTGCGGCCTGA
- a CDS encoding MFS transporter: MASTAAAAVAAVAPPQGPPQGAPSAGAPGEPTPMSRWRIAGFVSISLLLGLTQSLGMNLVASNLQQVQGALGATSAEATWLLTAYFATNIPASLLLTKFRLHYGLRLFADLGIGLFVVAAVVHLLANDLDSAIAARAALGIAAAPLSSLTVLYMAEVFNGPKKVLGLMFGFAALQTGAPLSRIIAEPLLLNAQWHGIVIFELGLALACLAAINLLRVTPVPRQPMFDRLDIASFPLYASAIALLCVVLTQGRLRWWLDTPWLGECLVAAVVCGALFVVIEMNRAKPMVNIRWLLHGGYMVRLGLAIVLSRMVLSEQSVGAVGLLNVLGLSNEQMHTLFWLVLAGTVAGFVVTLPFLPRQRFDMLGLIAVGLVGICAWFDSYATNLTRPANFYVTQTVIAMAASMFLASSILLALVRVVADGVRNLVTFIVLFSTTNALGGLLGSAVLGTYLSQRQSVHYQHLTQAMTLGDPQVVLRTQQLGGAVARVVGDNAARGNQALTSLSQQVARESWVLAYNDVFLAVAWLALGVLVWVLLLKWHLWRRGHTVVSFASQVPGPFGPPAAAAPVQNERRDTSGEAAAPASSSPVAAT, encoded by the coding sequence ATGGCCAGCACCGCCGCCGCCGCCGTTGCCGCCGTCGCCCCTCCGCAGGGCCCACCGCAGGGTGCTCCGTCCGCTGGCGCGCCCGGCGAGCCGACGCCGATGTCGCGCTGGCGCATCGCCGGCTTCGTCTCGATCTCGCTGCTGCTCGGCCTGACCCAGAGCCTGGGCATGAACCTGGTCGCCTCGAACCTGCAGCAGGTGCAGGGCGCGCTCGGCGCGACCAGCGCCGAAGCGACCTGGCTGCTCACCGCCTACTTCGCCACCAACATCCCGGCCAGCCTGTTGCTGACCAAGTTCCGGCTGCACTACGGCCTGCGCCTGTTCGCCGACCTGGGCATCGGCCTGTTCGTGGTTGCCGCGGTCGTGCACCTGCTGGCCAACGACCTCGACTCGGCGATTGCCGCGCGCGCCGCGCTCGGCATCGCCGCGGCGCCGTTGAGTTCGCTGACCGTGCTGTACATGGCCGAGGTCTTCAACGGGCCGAAGAAGGTGCTCGGCCTGATGTTCGGTTTCGCCGCCCTGCAGACCGGCGCGCCGTTGTCGCGGATCATCGCCGAGCCCCTGCTGCTCAACGCGCAGTGGCACGGCATCGTGATCTTCGAACTCGGCCTGGCCCTGGCCTGCCTGGCCGCGATCAACCTGCTGCGGGTCACGCCGGTGCCGCGCCAGCCGATGTTCGACCGCCTCGACATCGCCAGCTTCCCGCTCTATGCCTCGGCCATCGCCCTGCTGTGCGTGGTGCTGACCCAGGGCCGGCTGCGCTGGTGGCTGGACACGCCCTGGCTCGGCGAATGTCTGGTCGCGGCGGTGGTGTGCGGCGCCTTGTTCGTGGTGATCGAGATGAACCGCGCCAAGCCCATGGTCAACATCCGCTGGCTGCTGCACGGCGGCTACATGGTGCGCCTGGGCCTGGCGATCGTGCTCTCGCGCATGGTGCTGTCGGAGCAGTCGGTCGGCGCGGTCGGCCTGCTCAACGTGCTCGGCCTGAGCAACGAGCAGATGCATACCTTGTTCTGGCTCGTGCTGGCCGGCACCGTGGCCGGCTTCGTCGTCACCCTGCCGTTCCTGCCCAGGCAGCGTTTCGACATGCTCGGCCTGATCGCGGTCGGCCTGGTCGGCATCTGCGCCTGGTTCGATTCGTATGCGACCAACCTCACCCGGCCGGCGAATTTCTACGTCACCCAGACCGTGATCGCGATGGCCGCCTCGATGTTCCTGGCCAGCTCGATCCTGTTGGCGCTGGTGCGGGTGGTCGCCGACGGCGTGCGCAATCTGGTCACCTTCATCGTCTTGTTCAGCACCACCAACGCACTCGGCGGGCTGCTCGGCTCGGCGGTGCTCGGCACCTACCTGAGCCAGCGCCAGAGCGTGCATTACCAGCATCTGACCCAGGCGATGACGCTCGGCGACCCGCAGGTGGTGCTGCGCACGCAACAACTCGGCGGCGCGGTCGCGCGCGTGGTCGGCGACAACGCCGCGCGCGGCAACCAGGCGCTGACCTCGTTGAGCCAGCAGGTTGCGCGCGAGTCCTGGGTGCTGGCCTACAACGACGTGTTCCTGGCCGTGGCCTGGCTCGCGCTCGGCGTGCTGGTGTGGGTGTTGCTGCTGAAATGGCATCTGTGGCGGCGCGGCCACACGGTGGTGAGCTTCGCTTCGCAGGTGCCGGGCCCGTTCGGCCCGCCGGCCGCGGCAGCCCCCGTGCAGAACGAACGCCGCGACACGTCGGGCGAAGCCGCCGCGCCTGCCTCTTCCTCCCCCGTTGCCGCTACCTGA
- a CDS encoding aminoglycoside phosphotransferase family protein, which translates to MTPSCRMTPFDQHLAQWSLIPDGAPIHTHSSDLLPVRYRDTPAMLKIPREPEERYGAAMMRWWDGDGAARVLAWDEDALLIERASGPRSLAHMARNGRDDDATRILCATAARLHAPRAAPPPPHLLGLQPWFAELEPYANSHGGPLALAWSTACELLAEPREIVPLHGDLHHENVLDAGARGWVAIDPKRLIGERGFDFACLFTDPDEETALAPGRLLRRVDLVAEAARLERRRLLQWIVAFTGLSAAWYLMDEESPDKEFAAIELAHAELLRG; encoded by the coding sequence ATGACGCCTTCGTGCCGCATGACGCCCTTCGACCAGCATCTCGCCCAGTGGAGCTTGATCCCCGACGGCGCCCCGATCCATACCCACAGCAGCGATCTGTTGCCGGTGCGCTACCGCGACACGCCGGCGATGCTGAAGATTCCGCGCGAACCCGAAGAGCGCTACGGCGCGGCGATGATGCGTTGGTGGGACGGCGACGGCGCCGCCCGCGTGCTCGCCTGGGACGAGGACGCCCTGCTGATCGAACGCGCCAGCGGCCCGCGCTCGCTCGCGCACATGGCCCGCAACGGCCGCGACGACGATGCCACCCGCATCCTGTGCGCGACCGCCGCACGCCTGCATGCCCCGCGCGCGGCGCCGCCACCGCCGCATCTGCTCGGCCTGCAGCCCTGGTTCGCCGAACTGGAACCGTATGCGAACAGCCATGGCGGCCCGCTCGCACTGGCCTGGAGCACCGCCTGCGAACTGCTGGCCGAACCGCGCGAGATCGTGCCGTTGCATGGCGACCTGCACCACGAGAACGTGCTCGACGCCGGCGCACGCGGTTGGGTCGCGATCGACCCGAAGCGCCTGATCGGCGAGCGCGGTTTCGATTTCGCCTGCTTGTTCACCGACCCCGACGAAGAGACCGCTTTGGCGCCGGGCCGACTGCTGCGCCGTGTCGATCTGGTCGCTGAAGCTGCGCGCCTGGAGCGCCGTCGCTTGCTGCAATGGATCGTCGCCTTCACCGGCTTGTCGGCGGCGTGGTACCTGATGGACGAGGAATCGCCGGACAAGGAATTCGCCGCGATCGAGCTGGCGCATGCGGAGTTGTTGCGCGGTTGA
- a CDS encoding serine hydrolase domain-containing protein produces MTVAGTLASTLALPLFALALLALATAHAAPRDAADRAALEASTDAIFAEWNRRDTPGCAVAVYRDDAIVFQRGYGMANLELGVPIGPHSVFDIGSTSKQFTAASVLLLAQDGKLSLDDDIRKHLPEMPDYGRRITIRQLLQHTSGLRDYIALLILGGAAFDDQATDAQTLEAIARQRALNFPPGSEHLYSNSGYFLAGQIVERVSGQSLPAFAHERIFAPLGMRDTRFRRDHAELVPGRAMAYARAEASADAPPRDSAATYRLDQPHWDQVGDGSVHTTTGDLLRWDRNFYDPTVGSAAMFAQMRQAGVLDDGRHIDYGLGLKMGEYRGLATVRHGGAWGGYRAELLRFPQRHLSVATLCNFAEAQPQRWAERIAELWLGLPPSLAQDRATAQRKSVRLTPAQLQQWAGVYRHAESGDLRKIVHADGRLALHHFDDEFVLRPLGSTEFELGAPSIATLRFHERNRERPRRMTVAANGHGKDYLAVNVAALTPAELQAYAGRYRCDELGRDYEFKLVDGALRQLDPRFPAVALEPLERDRFVQGLLSYRFHRGVDGRIEGVSLDAGRVRDLACTRL; encoded by the coding sequence ATGACCGTCGCCGGAACGCTGGCCTCTACCCTCGCGCTGCCCTTGTTTGCGCTCGCCCTGCTTGCGCTCGCCACTGCGCATGCGGCGCCGCGCGACGCCGCCGACCGCGCTGCCCTCGAAGCCAGCACCGACGCGATCTTCGCCGAATGGAATCGCCGCGATACGCCGGGCTGCGCGGTGGCGGTGTACCGCGACGACGCGATCGTGTTCCAGCGCGGCTACGGCATGGCCAACCTCGAACTCGGGGTGCCGATCGGCCCGCACAGCGTGTTCGACATCGGCTCGACCTCCAAGCAGTTCACCGCCGCCAGCGTGTTGTTACTGGCCCAGGATGGCAAACTTTCGCTCGACGACGACATCCGCAAGCATCTGCCGGAGATGCCCGACTACGGCCGCCGGATCACGATCCGTCAGCTGCTGCAGCACACCAGCGGCCTGCGCGATTACATCGCGCTGCTGATCCTCGGCGGCGCGGCCTTCGACGACCAGGCCACCGACGCACAGACCCTGGAGGCGATCGCGCGCCAGCGCGCGCTCAACTTCCCGCCCGGCAGCGAGCACCTGTACAGCAACTCCGGCTATTTCCTTGCCGGCCAGATCGTCGAACGCGTGTCCGGACAATCCCTGCCCGCATTCGCGCACGAACGCATCTTCGCCCCGCTCGGCATGCGCGACACCCGCTTCCGCCGCGACCACGCCGAGCTCGTACCCGGTCGCGCGATGGCCTATGCGCGTGCCGAGGCTTCCGCGGACGCGCCGCCGCGCGACAGCGCAGCGACGTATCGGCTCGATCAGCCGCACTGGGACCAGGTCGGCGACGGCTCGGTGCATACCACCACGGGCGATCTGCTGCGCTGGGACCGCAACTTCTACGATCCCACGGTCGGCAGCGCGGCGATGTTCGCGCAAATGCGGCAAGCCGGCGTACTCGACGACGGCAGGCACATCGACTACGGCCTCGGCCTCAAGATGGGCGAGTACCGCGGCCTGGCGACGGTGCGGCATGGCGGCGCCTGGGGCGGCTATCGCGCCGAGCTGCTGCGCTTCCCGCAACGGCACCTGAGCGTCGCCACCTTGTGCAACTTCGCCGAAGCCCAGCCGCAGCGCTGGGCCGAACGCATCGCCGAACTGTGGTTAGGCCTGCCGCCTTCGCTCGCGCAGGACCGGGCCACGGCGCAGCGCAAGTCGGTGCGCCTGACGCCCGCGCAACTGCAACAGTGGGCCGGCGTCTATCGCCATGCCGAAAGCGGCGACCTGCGCAAGATCGTCCATGCCGACGGCCGGCTCGCCCTGCACCACTTCGACGACGAATTCGTCCTGCGGCCCTTGGGCAGCACCGAGTTCGAACTTGGCGCGCCCTCGATCGCCACGCTGCGCTTCCATGAGCGCAACCGCGAGCGGCCGCGCAGGATGACGGTAGCCGCCAACGGCCATGGCAAGGACTATCTCGCCGTCAACGTCGCCGCGCTCACGCCCGCCGAACTGCAGGCCTATGCCGGCCGCTATCGCTGCGACGAGCTCGGCCGCGATTACGAGTTCAAACTCGTCGACGGCGCTCTGCGGCAACTCGACCCGCGCTTCCCCGCCGTCGCCCTGGAACCACTGGAGCGCGACCGCTTCGTCCAAGGTCTGTTGAGCTACCGCTTCCACCGTGGTGTCGACGGCCGCATCGAAGGCGTGTCGCTCGACGCCGGACGCGTGCGCGATCTCGCCTGTACGCGCTTGTAG
- a CDS encoding APC family permease, with translation MTAAVAPAAPSKALQGDAALVRALGPFQLGASIINIIVGAGIFMLPALLSGRMGVSAPLVFVAGAIAIVPIALCFSAIGSRAAATGGPYTYVGAAFGPFAGFLAGALMWICNTASSAGVAAALAEQAGNAWALLREPLPRGVFIAAVYAILFALNAFGVRLGARMIVLLATLKLTPLFLLATLGLYFVDWQQVGWSEVPSWSALGSSMVLVVFAYSGMETALVPTGEVRDPSRHVPRATLSAIVVVVLLYVGIQVVCQGVLGARLAASTAPIADAAGAIWSPGHGLLLLTAGVSMTGFLMGNLFASSRLLFALGRDGYLPQAFGRVDARHHVPRVALAAHAGIALALAWMGNFETLALISGGAICLLFAAVSIAAWRAQALDLRGAGEPFVMPGGAWTMPALAVLTMAAILATMTRAQWTAIAASLVLLVALYGALRLLRRRG, from the coding sequence ATGACCGCTGCCGTCGCGCCCGCCGCTCCATCGAAAGCCCTGCAGGGCGACGCCGCGCTGGTGCGCGCGTTGGGCCCGTTCCAGCTTGGCGCCTCGATCATCAACATCATCGTCGGTGCCGGCATCTTCATGCTGCCGGCGCTGCTGTCCGGGCGCATGGGCGTCAGCGCGCCGCTGGTGTTCGTCGCCGGCGCCATCGCGATCGTGCCGATCGCGCTGTGCTTCTCGGCCATCGGCAGCCGCGCCGCCGCGACCGGCGGGCCTTATACCTATGTCGGTGCGGCGTTCGGACCGTTCGCGGGTTTTCTCGCCGGCGCCTTGATGTGGATCTGCAACACCGCCTCCAGCGCCGGCGTCGCCGCAGCCTTGGCCGAACAAGCCGGCAACGCCTGGGCGTTGCTGCGCGAGCCCCTGCCGCGCGGTGTCTTCATCGCCGCGGTCTACGCGATCCTGTTCGCGCTCAACGCCTTCGGCGTGCGCCTGGGCGCGCGCATGATCGTGCTGCTGGCGACCCTGAAGCTCACGCCGCTGTTCCTGCTGGCGACGCTCGGCCTGTACTTCGTCGACTGGCAGCAGGTCGGCTGGAGCGAGGTGCCGTCGTGGAGCGCGCTCGGTTCGTCGATGGTGCTGGTGGTGTTCGCCTACTCGGGCATGGAGACCGCGTTGGTGCCGACCGGCGAAGTACGCGACCCGTCGCGGCACGTGCCGCGCGCAACCTTGTCGGCGATCGTGGTGGTGGTGCTGCTCTACGTCGGCATCCAGGTGGTCTGCCAGGGCGTGTTGGGCGCGCGGCTCGCTGCGAGCACCGCACCGATCGCCGATGCCGCCGGCGCGATCTGGTCGCCCGGCCACGGCCTGTTGCTGCTCACCGCCGGGGTCTCGATGACCGGCTTCCTGATGGGCAATCTGTTCGCGTCCTCGCGGCTGTTGTTCGCGCTCGGCCGCGACGGTTACCTGCCGCAGGCCTTCGGCCGCGTCGATGCCCGGCACCACGTGCCGCGCGTGGCCCTCGCCGCACATGCCGGCATCGCCCTGGCCCTGGCGTGGATGGGCAATTTCGAAACCCTGGCGTTGATCTCCGGCGGCGCCATCTGCCTGTTGTTCGCAGCGGTGTCGATCGCCGCCTGGCGCGCTCAGGCGCTCGACCTGCGCGGAGCCGGAGAACCCTTCGTGATGCCGGGCGGCGCCTGGACCATGCCGGCACTCGCGGTGCTGACGATGGCGGCGATCCTGGCGACGATGACGCGCGCGCAATGGACCGCGATCGCCGCCTCGCTGGTGCTGCTGGTCGCGTTGTACGGCGCGCTGCGCTTGCTGCGTCGGCGCGGCTGA
- a CDS encoding HlyD family secretion protein gives MPLKSPFKSKATVPVVAIAVVGVLLILYAWRLWPFSSARQTTENAYVRGSVTVIAPKVDGYVAQVRVQDYMQVRAGQVLVELDDRNYRQRLDQARANLAAQQANLSNSTQARRVREAAVANVEAQLKAAQANLARAQADMRRASALVGDGSLSLRERDQTLAALRQAEAALGQAQAGRRSADEDVRSVIVNRDALTAAVANAQAAVQLAEIDLANTRIHAPQAGQLGEIGVRLGQYVTPGTQLMQLVPQRVWVVANFKESQTARIRAGQAASFRVDALDGAVLRGRVERLSPATGSEFSVIKTDNATGNFTKVAQRLPVRIAIDPDQPMAARLRPGMSVEATVDTASAIDEDAVRRAEQAAAASAARDAAVPVVANPVPGANGRPQARPAAAAEPQDEGEGDMDASR, from the coding sequence ATGCCGCTGAAGTCGCCCTTCAAATCCAAGGCCACCGTGCCGGTCGTCGCGATCGCCGTCGTCGGTGTGCTGCTGATCCTCTACGCCTGGCGGCTGTGGCCGTTCTCCAGCGCACGCCAGACCACCGAAAACGCCTACGTGCGCGGCAGCGTCACCGTGATCGCGCCCAAGGTCGACGGCTATGTCGCCCAGGTGCGGGTGCAGGACTACATGCAGGTGCGCGCCGGGCAGGTGCTGGTCGAGCTCGACGACCGCAACTACCGCCAACGCCTCGATCAGGCGCGCGCCAATCTCGCCGCGCAACAGGCCAACCTGTCCAACTCGACCCAGGCCCGACGCGTGCGCGAGGCCGCGGTCGCCAACGTCGAGGCCCAGCTCAAGGCCGCGCAGGCGAACCTGGCCCGCGCCCAGGCCGACATGCGTCGTGCGAGCGCCTTGGTCGGCGACGGCTCGCTGTCGCTGCGCGAACGCGACCAGACCCTGGCCGCGCTGCGCCAGGCCGAGGCCGCACTCGGCCAGGCCCAGGCCGGGCGCCGTTCCGCCGACGAGGACGTGCGCTCGGTGATCGTCAACCGCGACGCGCTGACCGCAGCGGTCGCCAACGCCCAGGCCGCAGTGCAGCTGGCCGAGATCGACCTGGCCAATACCCGCATCCATGCGCCGCAGGCCGGCCAGCTCGGCGAGATCGGCGTGCGCCTGGGCCAGTACGTCACCCCCGGCACGCAATTGATGCAACTGGTGCCGCAGCGGGTCTGGGTGGTCGCCAACTTCAAGGAATCGCAGACCGCGCGTATCCGCGCCGGCCAGGCCGCGAGTTTCCGCGTCGATGCGCTCGACGGCGCGGTGCTGCGCGGCCGGGTCGAACGGCTGTCGCCGGCGACCGGTTCGGAATTCAGCGTGATCAAGACCGACAACGCCACCGGCAACTTCACCAAGGTCGCGCAGCGGCTGCCGGTGCGGATCGCGATCGACCCGGACCAGCCGATGGCGGCGCGCCTGCGCCCGGGCATGTCGGTCGAAGCGACCGTGGATACCGCGAGCGCGATCGACGAGGACGCGGTGCGCCGCGCCGAACAGGCCGCCGCGGCCAGCGCGGCGCGCGATGCGGCGGTGCCGGTGGTCGCGAATCCCGTGCCCGGCGCGAACGGTCGACCGCAGGCCCGGCCGGCTGCTGCAGCCGAGCCGCAGGACGAGGGCGAGGGTGATATGGACGCGTCACGATGA